The proteins below are encoded in one region of Hordeum vulgare subsp. vulgare chromosome 3H, MorexV3_pseudomolecules_assembly, whole genome shotgun sequence:
- the LOC123442052 gene encoding beta-glucosidase BoGH3B-like has translation MARAVLVLLAWHPDLIVPTLTLHVAAVGIWKYQHRPRAPAPHPCVRASMVEAPDREELDEEFDTIPSAKSPEVVRQRYVRDLLGRMTLQEKAGQMAQIELSVASPRALAELGVGSLLNGGDRPPFDGASPSDWAGIVDSMQRLALSSRLSVLIIYGVDAVHDHKNVIGATIFPHNVGLGASRDPELVRKIGEATALEVRATGMHWTFAPCVAVCRDSRWGRCYESYSEDPEIVRSFTTIVVSLQGQPPADHPHGYPFLHSVRYLIQILVLSDQDPTVRQVCWSEFTGF, from the exons ATGGCGCGCGCCGTGCTCGTGCTCCTGGCGTGGCACCCGGATCTCATCGTGCCGACGCTCACGCTCCACGTCGCGGCCGTCGGCATCTGGAAGTACCAGCACAGGCCGCGCGCGCCGGCGCCGCACCCGTGCGTGCGCGCGTCCATGGTGGAGGCGCCTGACAGGGAGGAGCTGGACGAGGAGTTCGACACGATACCAAGCGCGAAGTCACCGGAGGTGGTGCGCCAGCGGTACGTGCGTGACCTGCTCGgccgcatgacgctgcaggagaaggcggGCCAGATGGCCCAGATCGAGCTCTCCGTGGCGTCGCCCCGCGCCCTCGCGGAGCTCGGCGTCGGCAGCCTCCTCAACGGCGGCGACAGGCCGCCCTTCGACGGCGCCTCGCCGTCCGACTGGGCCGGCATAGTCGACAGCATGCAGCGCCTCGCCCTCTCGTCCCGTCTCTCCGTCCTCATCATCTACGGCGTCGATGCCGTCCACGACCACAAAAACGTCATCGGCGCCACCATCTTCCCCCACAACGTCGGCCTCGGAGCTTCCAG GGATCCGGAGCTTGTCCGAAAGATCGGTGAGGCGACGGCGCTCGAGGTTCGGGCCACCGGCATGCACTGGACCTTCGCCCCCTGCGTCGCC GTATGTAGGGATTCGAGGTGGGGGAGATGCTACGAGAGCTATAGCGAGGACCCAGAGATCGTGCGCTCCTTCACCACCATCGTCGTCAGTCTGCAGGGCCAGCCACCGGCAGACCACCCCCATGGTTACCCTTTCCTCCATTCGGTTAGGTACTTAATCCAGATTCTGGTGCTCTCTGATCAGGACCCCACTGTTCGGCAAGTATGCTGGTCAGAATTCACCGGATTTTAA